The Desulfovibrio fairfieldensis sequence CAGAATGAAAAAGCGTCCCGCTGTCTATAGACAGCGGGACGCATCATTTTTACGTTCGCGGGGTTAGAGCAATTTGTACTTGAAAATATCGCTTAACGGCGGAGTAAATTGGCCTTGCGATAATTTCGCGGTGCGGATTTTCACGGAAAATCCGCACCGAGCGTTGAGACATTTTCAATATCAAAACGCTCTAAAAGGCTAACAGCCGATGTCCCAGTCCAGCCCGAAGGTGTCGTGCAGAATACGCACGGCCAATTCAACATATTTTTCCTGGATAAGGATGGTAATCTTGATTTCCGAGGTGCTGATCATCAGGATATTGATGCCTTCCTGGGTCAGGGCCGCGAAAGCCCGCGCCGCCACACCGGAATGATTGCGCATGCCCACGCCGATGGCCGAAACCTTGGCCACGCTCACGTCGTGCAGCACTTCTGAGGCTCCGGTCTTCCGGGCCACTTCGGTCATCAGCTCCAGGGTCTGCGGCAGGTCCTTGCGGGAGATGGTGAAGGTCATGTCGGTATGGCCGTCCTGGCTGGTATTCTGGACGATCATATCCACCAGAACGCCTTTTTCAGAGAGCGGGCCGAATACCGCCGCAGCCATTCCCGGCACGTCGGGAAGATCGCGCAGGGTCACGCGGGCCTGGTCTTTGTCATAGGCAATGCCGGAAACAAGCACAGCTTCCATGCTGGAGTCCTCCTGGGTGACAAGAGTGCCGGGATCATCACTGAATGTGGAACGCACGCGTACAGGGACTTTGTATTTCTTGGCAAATTCCACGGAACGGATATGCAGAACCTTGGCCCCCATACTGGCCATTTCCAGCATTTCCTCATAGGCCACGCGGTCCATTTTGCGGGCAGTGGAGCAGATGTTGGGGTCCGTGGTGTAAACGCCGTCCACATCCGTATAGATTTCACATTCCGCCGAATCCAGAGAGGCTGCCAGAGCCACGGCCGAGGTGTCCGAACCGCCGCGGCCGAGGGTGGTAATGCGCCCGTCCTGGGTGCAGCCCTGGAAACCGGCCACCACCAGCACATCGTACTGGTCGAGGTAGTTGCGCAGGGTCTTGCTGTCAATGGCGAGAATGCGCGCACGGCCGAAATCGTCGTCCGTGGTGACGGGAATCTGCCCGCCCAGCAATGAACGGGCGCGGATTCCGGCATCTTTGAGCAGCATGGTGAAAAGGCTGATGGAAACCTGCTCGCCGGTGGAAACCAGCACATCGCATTCCGCCTTGTCCGGCGCGGGCGACCACTCATCGGCCAGGGCCAGCAGTTTATTGGTGTCCCCGGAGCGCGCCGAAAGCACGGCGACGACCTTGCTGCCGCGCTTGAGGCCGTCCTGCACCTTTTCACGCACCTGTTTCATGCACTCCAGAGTAGCCACGGAAGTGCCGCCGAATTTCTGTACGAGAATTTTCATGCCTGTATCCATTGTCCACGATTTGTTACAGTGTGCAGACGTTCCCTGCACATCGGGACTCATCCGTCGCCCTCCGGCCACTGCGCGCACAGGTCGCACAAAAGCTTCGCAGCGCTGGAACCGTGGGCTTGCAGCGTCAACAGGCGACTTTTTTCGCATGCCTTCAGCGAGATGTCCAGAATTTCTTCCGGCAGATCCGCCGGAGAAAGGTATTCGGCCCATTCCACCACGGTCAGGACGGCGGGATCTTCCAGACCGTCCAGAATTTCATCGGGCAGGCCGCCGACACTGCGGTACAGATCGCAGTGCAGTACTGCCGGTGTGGTGGGGTAGTGATTACAGAGTGTGAAGGAAGGGCTGGCTGTTTCCGCTTTGTCGCCGCCGGGCAAAGCCTGGACCAGCGCGCTGGTCAGAGTGGTTTTGCCGCTGCCCAGCGGACCGCGCAGCAGCAGCGCCCGCACGCCGGAGCCCGGCAGATGATCGGCCAGCCAGCGCCCCAGACGGCGCGTCTCTTCAAGATTGTCCAGTCTTATTCCGGCCACGGCAGCACCTCCCGCTCCGCCTTGTCCGGATTGCCGTGCGCGAAACGCGCCCGCACCCGAGGCAGGGTGTCGGCCAGTTCAGAGGCCCTGTTGCCGCGTTCCGGCCAGAAGGCGGCGCAGGCCCGTCCCGCCAAAGCATGCAAGGCCACGCCCAGGCCCGCCGTACACAGACTGGGCCGGGCGGAGGCGTCGCCGAGTGCCAGCAGTCCGCCTAAACAACCCGCCAGTACATCGCCCGAGCCGCCCATAGCCAGCTGGGGCACATCGTAGGGGCTGATCAGCAGAGGCGCGTCAGCTTGGCCGACGAGAGTGCCCGCGCCCTTCAGAACTATAACTCCCGCGCAACGGGTGCGAAGAGTGCTTAGAGCGGCCGGTCTGTCGGCCTGGACAACGGCCGTGTCGCACGCCAGCAGGGCGGCGGCCTCGCCGGGATGCGGCGTCAGGATGTCACGGCTTGTTATCCGTTCCAGCAAATCCGGGCGGCGGCCCAGCAGTATCAGGGCGTCGGCGTCGAAAACCGTGGGCGGACGCCGGGGCATATCCAGCAGGGCGGCCAGGAAGCGGGCGGCATCCTCACCGCGCCCCATGCCGGGGCCCACGACCAGGGCCGTACAACGCGCGCAGAGTTCCCTGAACTCTTCGGGCAGCGTGCCGGGCCATTGGCGCTCGCCGGGTTCGGTCAAGGCCAGAGTCATGATTTCCGGCCAGCCGCTTTTGATCTCCGGCAGCGATGCGGCAGGGGCCGCCGCCGTCACCAGACCGGCACCCGCGCGCAAGGCGGCCCGCGCAGCCAGGTGAGCCGCGCCGCTGAGTCCCGGCGCTCCGCCCAGCACCAGCACATGGCCGAAACTGTTTTTATAGCTGTTTTCCGGCAGCGCGGGCAGGGCGTTCAGGCAATGCCCGTCCAGGAGATATGCGCTACAGGGGCTCGTGGCGCGCACCACAGCCGGAATGCCGATGGCGCGGACATGCAGGCGGCCGGTCCAGGGACGCGCCCAAGGCAGAACCAAACCGGGCTTGGCCGCCGCGAAGCTGACCGTGGCCGTGGCCTGGACCGCTACGGGCGAAGGCCGCCCGCTCACGCCGTTAAGCCCGGAGGGAATATCCAAGGCCAGCACAAAGCAGGAGGGCGCAAGCCGGTTGATGCGTTCAATAACCTCCCGCAGGGCGGGCCTCAACTCACCGCTGAAGCCGGTGCCCAGTAGGCCGTCCACCATGATGGCCGGAGCCTCATGCCGGTCGTGCCAATCGTGACGGCCCAGCGAAGAGAACGGCACCCCGGCGGCCCTGGCTATACGGATGTGTTTGGCGGTAACGCCTTTGTAAGCGCCCAGGGCCTTGGCGTGCAGTACCTGCGGCCGCGCTCCGGCATCCAGCAGATGGCGGGCCAGGCAGGCGGCGTCGCCGCCGTTGTTGCCGCTGCCCATGAACAGCCAGACCGTCTGCCCGGAAAGTTTCGGGCAATAGGCGCGCAGCACGTCAAAGGCCGCCCGGGCCGCATTTTCCATCAGCATGACTTCCGGCAGGCCCAGCCGTATCGCCGCCGCGTCCCAGGCCCGCATTTCCTCGGGAAACGGCAAGGGGGGCAGAGCGTTCGGAAATTCGCGAAGACTGCGCATTATGCCTCCAGAATGACGACGGCCACCGCCACGCTGCGCTCATGACTGATAGAGAGACGACAGTGCCGGACGCCCAGGCTTTGGGCCCGCTCAAGGGCCTGATCCAGAAAGCGGAGCAGGGGTTCCCCGAGCGCAGTGCGACCCGTTTCAATCTGCCGGGGGCCGATGCCCTGGCTGAAGCCCGTGCCCAGAGCCTTGACCGCCGCTTCTTTGGCCGCAAAGCGCCCGGCGATGTAGGGCAGGGCCTGAACGGGCAGGGCAGCCAGCTCCGCCGGGGTAAGAATTTTTTCCAGAAAGCGGCGTCCGAATTTGTCGTACACCTTGGCAAGGCGCGCCATTTCGGCAATGTCGATGCCCAGTCCGACGATCATGACTCTACCCCCGGCAGTCTGCTTACCCGACGGTTGCCCGCTGAAAAAAATTAACATATACTATGATATTCAAGAACACTATTCTGACCCGTTCAAGGCCGGGACGTCAAGCGTGGCGCAAGGCCGGAGAACACAGGGAGAACAGCATACCATGAAATTGTGCATTGTCGGTACAGGCTATGTGGGACTGGTCAGCGCCGCCTGCTTTGCGGAAATGGGCAATACCGTGACCTGCGTGGACGTGAACCCCGCCGTGGTGGAAAAACTCAATGCCGGTTCCGTGCATATTTTTGAACCCGGCCTTGAGCCCATGGTGCAGCGCAGCCGCGCCGACGGCCGGTTGTCCTTCACCACCAGCCTTGAACAGGGCATTGCCGACGCGGACTGCGCCTTTATCTGCGTGGGCACGCCGCCGCAGCCGGACGGCTCCTGCGATCTGAGTTACGTGCGCCAGGTAGCCGCTGAAATCGGCCGTCATATGCAAAAGGAACTGGTGGTGGTGGACAAATCCACCGTGCCCGTGGGCACCGCCGACATGGTGCGCGGCATTATCGAGAAAGAACTGGCATCGCGCGGCCTGGACCTGCGGGTGGACGTGGTGTCCAATCCGGAATTCCTCAAGGAAGGCGACGCCATTTCGGACTTCATGAAACCGGACCGCGTGGTTCTGGGCACGGATTCCGAGCGGGCTGCTTCCATTATGCGCGAATTGTACGCTCCCTTTGCCCGTACCCGCGAAAAGCTCATCGTGATGCGCGTGCGCAGCGCGGAAATGACCAAATACGCCGCCAACTGCATGCTGGCGACCAAGATTTCCTTTATCAATGAAATCGCCACGATCTGCGAAAAGGTGGGAGCCGACGTGCGCGACGTGCGCACGGGCATCGGCTCTGACTCGCGCATCGGTTACCAGTTCATCTATCCGGGCGTGGGCTACGGCGGCTCCTGTTTCCCCAAGGACGTCAAAGCCCTGATCCAGACGGCGGAAAGTGCCGGGGTGGAGCCCATGCTGCTCAATGCCGTGGAAGCGGTCAACGCCCGGCAGAAAAAGCATATGGCCGAACGCATTCAGGACTATTTCGCGCCCCAGGGCGGCGTCAAGGGCAAAACCCTGGCGCTCTGGGGACTGGCTTTCAAGGCCAATACCGATGACATGCGCGAGGCGGCCTCCATCAGCATTGTGAACGCGCTGACCGCCGCGGGCATGAAGATCCGCGCTTTCGACCCTGTGGCTGCGGATAACGCGCGCCGTATTTTCAAGGATAATGCCCTGGTGGAGATTCTGGACGACCAGTACGGCGTTTGCCGGGATGCCCAGGCTCTGCTGGTGGTGACGGAGTGGAACCAGTTCCGCAATCCGGATTTTGACCGCGTCAAATCCCTGCTGACCGCGCCCCTGCTGTTTGACGGGCGCAACCTCTATTCTCCCTCGGCCATGGCCGAGCGCGGCTTTGCCTATTTTTGCATCGGCCGCCCCACGGCGGCTGTGTAGCCCTTATTCGATCAGAACGTGAGCAGCCGGGGCTGTGAAGTCCCGGCCGCTGCTCATTTCATATCTCCTTACATGGTGCCGAAAGCCCACCACCAGGCCAGTACGGGCAGCGCAAGGGCCAACAGGCCAGCCGGAATCTGCGGCAGTGCGGGCCAACCGCGCCGTAAACGCCAGCCTTCAGCCAGGCCCAAAGCCAACCCGCAGACCAAGCCTGCCACATGGGCCGCGTAATCGGTATTTTCACCTTCCGTTCCCAGCATGGCCAGCAGGGCCGCGCCCGCCGCAATGGGCAGGACAGCCTTGCGTCGTTGCGCTTCGCGGCTGGCCATCAGACCCGCCAGAGCGCCCACCGACGCAAACAGGGCCGTGGAAAAGCCCAGGCTCACGACGGCCCGGGGTCGCAGGAGCACGGTCAGAGCGTTGCCCAGGATGCCGCCCAGCATTGTCAGCCAGACGGCCCGGCCCACACCGGTAAGACGCGCCAGCAGGGCCAGAAAAAGCGCGCCGAAGGCCACATTGCCCCAGAGATGGCGCAGGTCGGCGTGCAGGGTCAAAGCCGTGGCCAGGCGGTAGAATTGTCCGTAAACACGCACCAGCACGTTGTCCAGCACGCCGACACTGAACCAGGTTTGCGGCGGCGGCAGAAAATCCGGTGCGGGCCACCAGCCCATGCGCAGGCCGTGCCAGAGGATCAGCGGCAAAAGGAAAAAGGCCGTTAGACCGCCATAGGGATGCACGGGCAAAGGGGGCAGAGCAGAGGCAGACCCCCCGCGCTCGGCATCGAAATCCGTCACTTCCCTGAGCGCCGCCTGTTCCAGCAGAGGCGGCACATAGATGTATTCCCGTCCCTGAAACACGCTCAGCACATGCGGTATGCTGCAGGCGCTGAGCACAAGTCGCCAATCGCGCCGCTGGGTATAGTCGGCCAGGCCGGTAGGGCCGGTAATGTTGCGCCAGAAGGACGGCAGACTGCCCGGCCTGCGCCGGACGGCCCAACGGCTTCGGACATGAAGACGGAGTGAGGAGGGGGAATATGCGGGCATTGATAAAAAAAGCCCCGGCAGCGGACTGACGGGGCCTATTGCGACAGCCTAAAGAAAAACTAACCCTGCTTGCGCGCCGCGGGCTTGGTCACGGCACCCGAACGCAGGCAACGGGTACAAACGGTCAGGGTACGCACGCTGCCGTCCGGGAACTGATGACGCACGCGCTGCAAATTGGGGTTGAAGCGGCGTTTGGTCTTGATATTGGAATGGCTCACGAGATTGCCGACCTGGGGCTTTTTGCCGCAGAAATCGCATTCCTTGCTCATACAATCCTCCGTATATGCAAAAAACAGTTCACTTCAATGCGGCAAAACCGTGGCCCGGCGCTGTGACGACAACAGCATTCATTAGCGGGCATGACCGCGCGAAACGATTCTGTAGCGCATGGGGCGGAAAAAGGCAAGACTTTTCCTAAAAAGAAAAGCAAGCCCGCAACTATGCCGCCCCGCCGTTCAGGAAACGGTTCTGAAAAACCGTGGCGGGCATGGGCCGCCCGAAAAAGTAGCCCTGGATATAGTCCAACTGCATGGGACGCACCAGTTGCAGTTCTTCTTCCCGCTCCACGCCTTCGAGGCAGACCTTGATGTCCAGATCGTGGCAGAGTGCCACGACAAAGCGGATGAATGTGGCGTCAAAGCGGCTGTTGAGGATATCGCGCACAAAGGCGCGGTCAATTTTAACGGTATCAGCAGGGGAAGTTTTCAGCATGCTCAGCGAGGAATAGCCGGTGCCGAAATCATCCATGGCGATACGGATGCCCAGGCTGCGGATTTTTCTGAAAATCTCCTGCAAGACCGCATTTTCCCGGATCATGCAGCTTTCGGTGAATTCCACCACCACATTGGCGGCGTTGAGGCCGGTCTTTTCCAGGGTAGTTTTGATGAAGGGCAGCATATCGCTGGAAATAACCTGCAAGTAGGAAAGATTGACGCTGATGATAAAATCCGGCCGCCATTGCGTCCATTCCTTGCACTGGCGCAGAGCCTCCTTGAAAACCCATTGGCCGAAAGGCACGATCAGGCCGCTGTGCTCCATGAGCGGAATAAATTCGGCAGGGGAGACCGCGCCGTATTTTTTGCAGTTCCAGCGCGCCAAGGCCTCGGCACCCACCAGTCGGCCGCCGGTCGCCGTAACCTGCGGCTGATAGAAAAGCTCAAAGCCTTCAAACTGGCATTCGATGCTCTCACGCAACAATTCCGTAAGGTCCAGAGCGCGCTTCTGGTCCTTGCCGAGTTGCTTGTTGAAAAAAGTGATCCGGTTGCGTCCGTTCCGTTTGGAGCTGGCAAGAGCGCATAAGGCGGCCTGCAACAATTCTTCATGGCTTGAGGCGTCGTCAGGATAGCGCGCGTAACCGGCGGAAAGCGGGCAGAAGTATTTCTTGCCGTCATATTCCTGCTGATAGCGGAAGCTTTCAGCCACGGCGTTGTAGAATTTCTGCGCGTCGTCCGAATTCTCGTAGCGGACGACGGCGAACACATCTCCGTCCAGGCGGTAGAGCGACGCGGCTTCAGGCAGCATGACCTGGAGTTTCTGGGCAATGATCCGCAACACCTCGTCGCCGAACGTCCGGTTGTGCAGGTCATTAATGTGCGTGAAGTTATCCACGCCCAGCAGCATGAGACTCAGAGACGCGGACGGGCGGTTGTGTATCGCCTCTGTGACGTCTTCTTCAAATTTTATCTTGTTGTGCAGGCCGGTAATGTGGTCGATTTTGTTTTTCTGGCCCAGGTTGGTGATGAAACCGGCAAAAAGCGTCGGCTCACCGTTTTCATCCCGTTCCAGATACCCACGGCAGCGTACCCAGACCCATTGCCCGTCGCGGTTTTTCACCCGGTATTCCACGCAGTGCGTGTCGGACCGGCCGTCGGCGATGATCTGGTTGGATTCAAGAAAGGCGGCCTTGTCGTCAGGATGGACCCGTTCGCCCCAGACTGCGGCGGCATTGGGAACAACTTCGCCCGGCAGGCCGAAATCATTGACCATGGCTTTGGAATAACGGAAGACGCCCGATGGCACTTTGGAGACATAGACATAGGCGTCCGTGCTGCGGGAGAGGGCGTCGTAAAGCTGGGCGGCGCCGCAGCTCAGGCTGTCCTCGACAGCGGCGGGGCATGCTTCGCGCAGCCGCCGGGCGGCCAGTTTGATATGAGCCTGTTTTTTCTGCTCATACATGCTTTCATCGGCCTTGGAGAGAATGGCCGTCAGGGCCAGCTGCATGTCCGGGCGTACCTCAAAACAGCCGAAGCAGAAACTCAATTCGTGTTCCAGGCGCAGCGCGGCTCTTCTCGCTTCCAGATTATGAAGCACATTTTTAAGGCTGAGGGCCGCCGTGTGGCGGTCCAGTTCATGAAAAACAACCACGAACTCGTCGCCGCTCAGGCGGAAACAGAAATCCGCCCCGGACAGACCGGCTTCAATCTCCCGCGCCACAAGGTTGATGGCCGCGTCGCCGACCATGTGCCCGAAGGTGTCGTTGATATTTTTAAGGTCATTGAGGTCAAGAAGGGCCACGATAAGCGACGCGTCTCCGGCCCTGGCCTCGTCGATAGCCTGGGCCAGCCTTTCAAGACCGGCCCGGCGGTTCAGCAGGCCCGTGAGATCGTCGCGGGAGGCCTCGCGCCGCAGGCGTTTGCTGTCGGTGATGTCAATGGATTGCTGCAAATGCACCAGCGATCCGTCGCTCCAGCGCATCAGGCTGTCGTAGTTTTCAAAGAAACGGCCCGTCCGCGTATTATGTTCTTCCCAGCGGTATACGGAGTGATCGTCAAGATGAGCGCTCAGATGGTTCACAGGGCAGAATTCGCAACGCCGTGACTTGTCGTTCTGCAAAACTTGCCAGCAGATTTTACCCTCAGGCTTTTCAAGCTGGAAGATATCCTTCATGAACTGGTTCATGTAAAGGATACGGTCCGTCTGGGGATCCGTAATGTAAATGCAGACCTTTACCCGGTCCATGGCGGCATTGAAAATACGATTATGGAAGGCTTGGTGAGAGCAGTAGGCCTGACCGGCGCTGAAAAGACCCAGCAGTGTGGCGAACAATTCCATATAGCGGCGCTGTTCGGCATCCCAGGGCGCATCCCCAGGCGCTCGGCTGAAAAGCGCAAAGCCCAGCGCCTGTCTGTTCTGGTCCCGCAGAGGCCATGCCATGCCATGAAAAACTTTTTGAAGGGAACCGGGCAGACAGGCGCGCAATGCGCCCGCTGTGGCGTCCGGCTGATCTTGCAGGCCGCACAAGCGTTCAAAAATTTCCTGCCCGCTGAATGCCCGGCAGAGCTTCTCCTCCGGCAGATCGGGCGAGACGCTCCAGGCAACCGGGTTGAGGTGGAGATCGTCTTTGTCCCGGCGCAGAACAATCAGGGCGTTGAGGGGCAGATATGCGCGCAGAATTTCGACCAGTGACGGCAGAAGGGCGGTCAGGGATTTTTCATAATCCAATCGCCCGGTTACCGCATCAATAAAGCCGAACAGCGCGGCATCGTTGCGCATATGGTCCATTTCCGTCCCTTTGATGCTGTATGTAGTTAATCATTTTCCGGGCCCGCCTCCCTTTCGTCAAGTAAAAAATCCGAAGTTACTCGGAAATTTTCACCGCCACGGTAGTGACAAAGAAGAAGAAAAAACGAAAAAAGTTTTTCTCGTGGAGAGTCGTGCAGGAGCCTCAACGATAGGTATAAGATCAATTATGGCACTGGCTAGTGGCGACTTTGCAGGCAGCCTGAAGCATCTGCGTTGCCTTGACCCCTGACGGCGCATCAGCTCCGGCTCCGCTGATGCGGCCAATTCATCGCGCTCAGCTCCCGAGTAAGTTCGTCCGCAAGCTCTTCCCTGCCCGGCAGCACGGCCAGACCAAGCTGAACCCGCAGCAGCGCGGCTTCTGCCAACGGCGCAAAGACAAGGCCTTTCCGCTGGATGGCCGCAAAGGAAACCGGCAGCAGTCCCAGGCCCTCGCCGGAAGCAATGCGCGCCAGCAGAACATCATATTCCGCCGGTTCTTCCAGATAGGTGGGGGCAAAGCCCACATGGGCGAACACGCCCCGCATATGATCAAAAAAGGCCGGATTGCTCTCCCGGCGGAACCAGAACAAAGACTTGCCGCTCAACGCCCTGAGAGGCGGGCTGCCATGCCGGGCTTCGGGCCAGCTTTCGGGCAGAACCGCCTGCAGCGGTTCGGCATACGGCAAAGGCCGGAGGGCGAGGCCGGGGGCTTCCAAAGGCAGAGCCACCAGCGCCGCGTCCAGCCCGCCCCTGCGCACGGCCCGCGCCAGACGGGGCGAGGTTTCCCGCGTCACGCGCAGCCGTTCGCCGTACCGGCCGCGCAAATGCGCTTCCATGCCGGAAAAAACTCCCTGTTCAAAAGCGGTGGTCAGACCCAGAGCAATAATGTTTCCCACGGGCTGCGCCAGATCCGCCAACCGCGCGAAGGTTTTTTCCTGCAGGCGCAAAAGCGGCCGGATGATCTCCAGCACCCGCGCGCCGTCCTTTGTCAGGGTCAGCCCCTTGGTATGCCGGACAAAGAGCGTCAGCCCCAGGCGCTCTTCCAGCTTTTTGATCAAGCGGCTCAAGGGAGGCTGGGAGATCAGCAGCCGTTGCGCCGCCCGGTGCAGATTGCTTTCCTCGGCCGCGACGGCAAAACAGCGCAGTGCGTGCATGTCTGATGCATTGGGCGGAATATTTGTCATACCTGAAAGGTATCGCAAACAACGCACGATGAAAAGCCTGGACAGGCTCCTATAACGGGGAAAAAGGAGAAAGACATGCATTCCGAACGTTACGCGACCGGTCTGAACATTCTGCGTCAAGTGGACGGCAAGAGCGGCGAAGTCGTGCTGGAAAGCCTGCGGGATATCGCGCCCGACTTTGCCCGCTACCTCATTGAATTTCCGTTTGGAGACATCTACGCCCGTCCCGGACTCGATCTGAAGAGCAGGGAAATCGCGGTGGTCGCCGCCCTGACCGCCTTGGGCAACGCAAGTCCACAGCTCAAGGTGCATATCTCCGCCGCGCTGCATGTGGGCTGCACGCGGGAAGAGATTGTGGAAGTCATCATGCAGATGGCCGTATACGCCGGATTCCCGGCGGCTCTGAACGGCCTGTTCGCCGCCAGGGAGGTTTTTGCGGTTCACGCTGAGGCCTGAACAAAGCAATCCGGACGGGTGAACGCTTCGCGGCGCTCACCCGCCGCCGGAAGCGTGTGCATCGCTCCCGTCCGGAGCGCCTGCGGGGCGCCTCTTGTCCGGCAGGCATGCGAGCCCGATCCCCAGCAGCACAAACAACAGACCGAACCAGTAGGCTCCGCTGATACTCTCATGCAGCACCGCCCACGAAAGCAACACGCCGGTGAGCGGAACCAGGCCGGTGAACGAAGCGGCAATCCCCGCCGGAACAACGGCAATACCTTTAAACCAGAACACATAGGACAGAAAGGACACGAAAATTCCGTAATAACCGATGTAGAGAGCCGTGGAAAACGGCATGGCCGCAAAATCATATTCTCTGGCCTCATACACGGCGCAGGGCAGCAGGCAGAGGAAGGCGTACAGGGAAATCAGCGCGGTTCTGCGTAGCGCCGTCAGCTGCCCGCATTTTGCCCTGCTCATGACTGAAAAGCCGGATTCGCAAAGAACGGCGGCCAGAATCAGACAGTTCCCCAGAATGGCATCGGCCGCCTGAGAGGCGTCATTCAAAAAAGGATGGAGATTGACGGCCAGAATGCCGATGGACACGCTGACGGCCCCGATCACGCGCTTTCCGGATATTTTTTCGCGCAGCAGCACAAAAGCCAGAAACGCGATGAGCGCCGGGGCCGCGCTGCTGATGAGCCCGCCCGCCGCCGCTGTGGTGTGGCGCAGCCCCAGGAAGATGAATGCACGGTACAGAACGATCCCGAACAGGGCCTGCAACAGAAGCGCAAGATGGGTTTTGCCGTCTGTTTTCCATGGACCGCGCCGCTGCCGGAAGGCCAAAGGCAGCAGGATCAGCAGGCTGACGAAGATGCCCAGCTCCGCGGCGAGAAAGACCGGCATAGACGCGACCATGCATTTTCCGGCCACTACGGCGCTCCCCGCAATGCTCATAGCCGTTGCGAGAAAAAGATACGCCTTTATTCGCTCGTTTTTCATTGTCCAGCCCGGATGTGATGCTAAAAAATCCGAGGGAAGGCTCCGGCATCCTTGCCAGAGCCGCCTTGCCTCTTTCCGGCGGCCACTGTAGTGTGGACAAAGTGGATAAAAAAGATCCACTTTCAAAGAACTTTGACCATACCACTTGAGGTGGTTGATTATGTGGCTGGAGCTGCGAACAGGCATTGGCGTACCGTTGAGCAGGCAGGTTTACGAGCAGGTAAAGGCCCTGATTCTGCGCGGCGATCTGAAAGCGGAAGAAAAACTGCCCTCCAGCCGCGCCCTGGGCAAAGATCTGGGAATAGCGCGGCACACCGTGCTTGAGGCATACGAGCAGTTGCTTGCCGAGGGCTATCTGGAAACGCGCCACGGCTCCGGAACCCGCGTTGCCCACGGCATAGCCGCCGTCATGCTGAAGCCGGGAACCGCCGTCCCCCTCCCGGCGCAAAGACGGCCGCAAGCCCACGTTATTGAAACAGGCTGCGTCAATTTCCGTTCAGGCATTCCGGCCCTGGAGAACTTTCCTCAAAAGGAGTGGGGCAGACTGTACCGGGGTATTTGTGAGAGTCTGCCCGGCCGCGCCTTTCGCTACAGCAGTCCCGGCGGCGTATGGGAGTTGCGTGAAGCCATTGCGGCCTATCTTTTCAGGGTGCGCGGCATCCGCGTGCCGCCGGAGCGGGTGATGATCACTTCCGGCTCCACGCAGGGTTTACGGATTGTGGCCGGGCTCCTGCGCGGGGATGGCGACACGGTGCTGGTGGAAGATCCCGTCCACACGGGACTGCTGGAGGTCGTCGCCAGGGCCGGATACGCCGTGGAGGGGCTGCGGGCTGATGAGCGCGGCATGGATACTTCCGCCCTGGAGACATTCAATCGGGAAAAAGCGGCACGCATCGCCTTTGCCTATGTGACGCCATCACACCAATATCCCTTG is a genomic window containing:
- a CDS encoding holo-[acyl-carrier-protein] synthase, whose product is MIVGLGIDIAEMARLAKVYDKFGRRFLEKILTPAELAALPVQALPYIAGRFAAKEAAVKALGTGFSQGIGPRQIETGRTALGEPLLRFLDQALERAQSLGVRHCRLSISHERSVAVAVVILEA
- a CDS encoding UDP-glucose dehydrogenase family protein; this translates as MKLCIVGTGYVGLVSAACFAEMGNTVTCVDVNPAVVEKLNAGSVHIFEPGLEPMVQRSRADGRLSFTTSLEQGIADADCAFICVGTPPQPDGSCDLSYVRQVAAEIGRHMQKELVVVDKSTVPVGTADMVRGIIEKELASRGLDLRVDVVSNPEFLKEGDAISDFMKPDRVVLGTDSERAASIMRELYAPFARTREKLIVMRVRSAEMTKYAANCMLATKISFINEIATICEKVGADVRDVRTGIGSDSRIGYQFIYPGVGYGGSCFPKDVKALIQTAESAGVEPMLLNAVEAVNARQKKHMAERIQDYFAPQGGVKGKTLALWGLAFKANTDDMREAASISIVNALTAAGMKIRAFDPVAADNARRIFKDNALVEILDDQYGVCRDAQALLVVTEWNQFRNPDFDRVKSLLTAPLLFDGRNLYSPSAMAERGFAYFCIGRPTAAV
- a CDS encoding aspartate kinase, with amino-acid sequence MKILVQKFGGTSVATLECMKQVREKVQDGLKRGSKVVAVLSARSGDTNKLLALADEWSPAPDKAECDVLVSTGEQVSISLFTMLLKDAGIRARSLLGGQIPVTTDDDFGRARILAIDSKTLRNYLDQYDVLVVAGFQGCTQDGRITTLGRGGSDTSAVALAASLDSAECEIYTDVDGVYTTDPNICSTARKMDRVAYEEMLEMASMGAKVLHIRSVEFAKKYKVPVRVRSTFSDDPGTLVTQEDSSMEAVLVSGIAYDKDQARVTLRDLPDVPGMAAAVFGPLSEKGVLVDMIVQNTSQDGHTDMTFTISRKDLPQTLELMTEVARKTGASEVLHDVSVAKVSAIGVGMRNHSGVAARAFAALTQEGINILMISTSEIKITILIQEKYVELAVRILHDTFGLDWDIGC
- a CDS encoding bifunctional ADP-dependent NAD(P)H-hydrate dehydratase/NAD(P)H-hydrate epimerase codes for the protein MRSLREFPNALPPLPFPEEMRAWDAAAIRLGLPEVMLMENAARAAFDVLRAYCPKLSGQTVWLFMGSGNNGGDAACLARHLLDAGARPQVLHAKALGAYKGVTAKHIRIARAAGVPFSSLGRHDWHDRHEAPAIMVDGLLGTGFSGELRPALREVIERINRLAPSCFVLALDIPSGLNGVSGRPSPVAVQATATVSFAAAKPGLVLPWARPWTGRLHVRAIGIPAVVRATSPCSAYLLDGHCLNALPALPENSYKNSFGHVLVLGGAPGLSGAAHLAARAALRAGAGLVTAAAPAASLPEIKSGWPEIMTLALTEPGERQWPGTLPEEFRELCARCTALVVGPGMGRGEDAARFLAALLDMPRRPPTVFDADALILLGRRPDLLERITSRDILTPHPGEAAALLACDTAVVQADRPAALSTLRTRCAGVIVLKGAGTLVGQADAPLLISPYDVPQLAMGGSGDVLAGCLGGLLALGDASARPSLCTAGLGVALHALAGRACAAFWPERGNRASELADTLPRVRARFAHGNPDKAEREVLPWPE
- the tsaE gene encoding tRNA (adenosine(37)-N6)-threonylcarbamoyltransferase complex ATPase subunit type 1 TsaE, whose protein sequence is MAGIRLDNLEETRRLGRWLADHLPGSGVRALLLRGPLGSGKTTLTSALVQALPGGDKAETASPSFTLCNHYPTTPAVLHCDLYRSVGGLPDEILDGLEDPAVLTVVEWAEYLSPADLPEEILDISLKACEKSRLLTLQAHGSSAAKLLCDLCAQWPEGDG
- the rpmB gene encoding 50S ribosomal protein L28, producing MSKECDFCGKKPQVGNLVSHSNIKTKRRFNPNLQRVRHQFPDGSVRTLTVCTRCLRSGAVTKPAARKQG
- a CDS encoding rhomboid family intramembrane serine protease, which gives rise to MPAYSPSSLRLHVRSRWAVRRRPGSLPSFWRNITGPTGLADYTQRRDWRLVLSACSIPHVLSVFQGREYIYVPPLLEQAALREVTDFDAERGGSASALPPLPVHPYGGLTAFFLLPLILWHGLRMGWWPAPDFLPPPQTWFSVGVLDNVLVRVYGQFYRLATALTLHADLRHLWGNVAFGALFLALLARLTGVGRAVWLTMLGGILGNALTVLLRPRAVVSLGFSTALFASVGALAGLMASREAQRRKAVLPIAAGAALLAMLGTEGENTDYAAHVAGLVCGLALGLAEGWRLRRGWPALPQIPAGLLALALPVLAWWWAFGTM